One Tolypothrix bouteillei VB521301 DNA window includes the following coding sequences:
- the dnaN gene encoding DNA polymerase III subunit beta: MKLVCTQSDFSTNLSLTSRAVPSRPTHPVLANVLLQADAETNQVSLTAFDLNLGIRTSFKAEVLQGGAIAIPAKLLNDITARLPEGEITLEEESAAKGDNIGGEGLIVSLMPKSGRYEVRAMGAEDFPELPAIENDTSIQITASALIDGLKGSLFASSSDETKQILTGVHLTVQQDSLEFAATDGHRLAVVQTTNESTDTSSDTNLEVTLPARALRELERMLAHSASSDESVTMSLDQGQVIFEWLNQRLTSRTLEGQYPSYRQLIPRQFEREVTLDRKQFLSTLERIAVLADQKNNIVKVSIDSEAQEITLSCEAQDVGSGRESLPAQILGEEIDIAFNIKYLMEGLKALPSTEIQMQLNSNLTPVIFTPVSGVKMTYLAMPVQIRN, from the coding sequence ATGAAACTAGTTTGTACCCAAAGCGATTTCAGTACTAACCTCTCACTGACAAGCCGCGCTGTACCATCCCGTCCAACTCATCCAGTACTTGCTAATGTACTTCTACAAGCAGATGCGGAAACCAACCAAGTTAGCCTTACAGCTTTTGACCTCAATTTGGGTATCCGTACCAGTTTTAAAGCGGAGGTATTGCAGGGGGGAGCGATCGCAATTCCTGCAAAATTGTTGAATGATATTACTGCTCGTCTTCCAGAAGGAGAAATCACTTTAGAAGAAGAGTCAGCTGCTAAAGGAGATAACATTGGTGGGGAAGGCTTAATTGTGTCTCTAATGCCAAAAAGCGGACGTTATGAAGTACGAGCAATGGGAGCAGAAGATTTTCCAGAATTACCTGCGATCGAAAATGACACATCGATTCAGATTACCGCTAGTGCATTAATTGACGGATTGAAAGGTTCTTTGTTTGCAAGCAGTAGTGATGAAACCAAACAAATACTGACAGGAGTTCATCTCACAGTTCAACAAGACTCCCTCGAATTTGCGGCTACCGACGGACATCGTTTAGCTGTGGTACAAACGACAAACGAGAGTACAGATACAAGTAGCGATACCAACCTAGAGGTAACACTACCCGCTAGAGCCTTGCGAGAACTCGAACGGATGCTAGCCCACAGTGCATCATCAGATGAGTCTGTTACTATGTCTTTGGATCAAGGACAAGTTATTTTTGAATGGCTAAATCAACGCTTGACCAGCCGTACTTTAGAAGGACAGTACCCATCTTACCGTCAGCTTATTCCCCGACAATTTGAGCGCGAAGTCACTTTAGACAGAAAACAATTTTTGAGTACCCTAGAGCGAATTGCAGTATTAGCAGACCAGAAGAATAATATAGTTAAAGTCAGTATAGACAGTGAAGCGCAAGAAATCACCTTATCTTGTGAAGCTCAAGATGTGGGAAGTGGGAGAGAATCCTTACCAGCACAGATATTGGGTGAGGAAATAGACATTGCTTTTAATATTAAGTATCTGATGGAAGGTTTAAAAGCATTGCCCTCTACAGAAATTCAAATGCAATTGAATTCAAATCTGACTCCAGTAATTTTTACACCTGTAAGTGGGGTGAAAATGACTTATTTGGCTATGCCAGTTCAGATTAGGAATTAA
- a CDS encoding Uma2 family endonuclease: protein MALSTQVSFNKTLEEFLKLPETKPASEYLDGRIYQKPIPQGKHSILQTESASAINQLGKPKKLALALTELRCTFGGRSLVPDVAVFEWSRIPTDEDGEIANRFESYPDWTIEILSPDQSPNRVINKIIFCVKQGTKLGWFIDPDDKSVMVFQPNQLPEVHYDTSILPVLDVLRDWQVSPADIFAWLKVVK, encoded by the coding sequence ATGGCACTTTCAACTCAGGTATCTTTCAACAAGACATTAGAGGAGTTTCTGAAACTACCAGAAACCAAACCAGCTAGTGAGTATCTCGACGGTCGCATCTATCAAAAACCAATCCCCCAAGGAAAACATAGCATTCTCCAAACAGAGTCAGCATCCGCAATCAATCAGCTTGGGAAACCAAAAAAGTTAGCTTTAGCATTAACTGAGTTACGCTGCACCTTTGGCGGACGGTCGTTAGTTCCAGATGTGGCGGTGTTTGAGTGGTCGCGCATCCCAACTGATGAAGATGGGGAAATTGCCAACAGATTTGAAAGTTACCCCGACTGGACTATTGAAATCCTATCACCTGACCAATCTCCTAACCGTGTCATTAATAAAATTATTTTTTGTGTTAAACAGGGGACAAAACTGGGTTGGTTCATTGATCCTGATGATAAATCGGTGATGGTATTTCAACCGAATCAATTACCTGAAGTACACTATGATACTAGTATATTGCCCGTTCTTGATGTCTTGAGGGACTGGCAGGTTTCGCCCGCCGATATATTTGCTTGGCTAAAGGTAGTAAAATAA
- a CDS encoding AAA family ATPase, producing MLIEFSVGNYRSFKDKVTLSMVATNIAAQDKKLDENNLFTVNRELKLLKSAAIYGANASGKSNLAKALNFMRWFMINSSKETQSTEKIGVEKFRLSTETEAEPSFFEIVFLLDGQRYRYGFEADRERVISEWLLYVPKIKETKLFVRDRDNISFSKKFKADGIQQKTRHNALFISVCAQFNVEIAERILDWLTRKIRIVSSLDDSSLLNYTVECLIDNKNNNKEEIIQLIKKLDLGISDIKVEKVTLDSIAKEIPDEVKRFLIKKNNQVTSINTVHRKFDSQGNHVSTELFNLDEQESEGTQKIFAMAGAIVDTLKDGKVLIVDELDTRLHVLISRAMVELFSSTETNSNNAQLIFMTHDTNLLSNKLFRRDQIWFTEKNKYGATDLYSLVEFKLQNDTSFENDYIKGRYGAIPFIGNLISLINESDA from the coding sequence ATGCTAATCGAGTTCAGTGTTGGCAATTACAGATCGTTTAAAGACAAAGTCACTTTAAGTATGGTGGCAACCAACATTGCTGCTCAAGACAAAAAGCTAGATGAAAATAATCTTTTTACAGTAAATCGCGAACTTAAGCTACTAAAAAGTGCAGCAATATATGGAGCCAACGCCAGTGGTAAGAGTAATCTTGCCAAAGCTCTTAATTTTATGCGATGGTTTATGATTAATTCCTCCAAAGAAACTCAAAGTACGGAAAAAATAGGTGTTGAGAAGTTTAGACTCAGTACGGAAACCGAAGCAGAACCATCTTTTTTTGAGATTGTTTTTCTTTTAGATGGGCAAAGGTACAGATATGGATTTGAAGCCGATCGAGAAAGAGTAATTTCAGAATGGTTGCTCTATGTTCCTAAAATCAAAGAAACAAAACTTTTTGTACGCGATAGAGATAATATTAGCTTTTCTAAGAAATTCAAAGCAGACGGAATTCAACAAAAAACCAGACATAATGCCTTATTTATATCAGTTTGCGCTCAATTTAATGTTGAAATTGCTGAGAGAATACTAGATTGGCTAACGAGAAAAATAAGAATAGTCTCTAGTTTGGATGATTCCAGTCTCTTAAATTACACAGTAGAATGTTTAATAGACAACAAAAATAACAATAAAGAAGAAATTATTCAATTGATAAAGAAATTAGATTTAGGGATTAGCGATATAAAAGTTGAAAAAGTAACTTTAGACAGTATAGCTAAAGAAATTCCAGATGAAGTTAAAAGATTTTTAATTAAAAAAAATAATCAAGTGACATCTATTAATACGGTACATAGAAAGTTTGATAGTCAGGGAAATCATGTTTCCACAGAGCTATTTAACTTAGATGAGCAAGAGTCTGAAGGAACTCAAAAAATATTTGCTATGGCAGGAGCGATTGTAGATACTCTCAAGGATGGTAAAGTACTGATAGTTGATGAACTTGATACAAGACTTCACGTTTTGATTAGCCGTGCCATGGTAGAACTGTTTAGCTCTACTGAAACTAATTCCAATAATGCACAACTAATTTTTATGACTCATGATACCAATCTACTCAGCAATAAACTCTTTCGTAGAGATCAGATTTGGTTTACTGAAAAAAATAAATATGGAGCTACGGATTTATATTCATTAGTGGAGTTTAAGCTTCAAAATGATACTTCTTTTGAAAACGACTATATAAAAGGTAGATATGGCGCTATTCCTTTTATTGGTAACCTAATTTCTCTAATAAATGAGTCTGATGCCTAA
- a CDS encoding helix-turn-helix domain-containing protein: protein MLDWNDLRIVQAIARTHSLASAARELGVHQSTVFRRLNALFKCYYYVFVHFYLFFLLTPIN, encoded by the coding sequence ATGTTGGATTGGAATGATTTGCGGATAGTTCAAGCGATCGCTCGGACTCATAGCCTTGCAAGTGCAGCGAGGGAGTTGGGAGTTCATCAATCAACCGTGTTTCGCCGCCTTAATGCTCTGTTTAAATGCTATTATTATGTGTTTGTGCATTTTTATTTATTTTTCCTACTAACACCGATAAACTGA
- a CDS encoding nuclear transport factor 2 family protein: MNNLEIVKRLYTAFAERDTNTILELFDPKIEWIQNEGFPQGGKHIGSDAVINDVFAKFRKDWEIWQAVVDEWLSAGDTIIALGEYRGIHKSTGKSMTAAFAHVYKLKNSRIVRFQQYTDTLKIAEAMQPEPNQPAS; encoded by the coding sequence ATGAACAACCTCGAAATTGTTAAACGCCTCTATACCGCCTTTGCAGAGCGGGATACAAACACCATCCTCGAACTGTTTGACCCCAAAATTGAGTGGATACAAAATGAGGGTTTTCCACAGGGCGGTAAGCATATTGGTTCTGACGCAGTTATCAACGATGTCTTTGCCAAATTCCGGAAAGATTGGGAGATTTGGCAAGCTGTCGTTGACGAATGGCTTTCTGCTGGAGATACAATTATTGCTTTAGGTGAGTATCGCGGCATTCATAAGTCAACGGGCAAATCGATGACTGCTGCATTCGCTCATGTTTATAAGCTTAAAAATAGTCGGATTGTTAGATTCCAGCAGTACACTGATACACTGAAAATTGCCGAAGCCATGCAGCCAGAGCCAAACCAGCCTGCTAGTTAA
- a CDS encoding SDR family oxidoreductase, protein MNSKKVAIVTAASRGIGAGCARELAARGYIVSLMARSESVLDLAQELSGIAVQGSISNLQDLERLVQTTLDRFGRIDAVVNSFGDPPRPDLLDISDRMWTENFEMLFLSVVRIARLVTEPMRQQGGGAIVNISACDSQEPELGTPFSGTLRTAMEGFTKLYAKRYRVDKIRMNSVAPFFVADSMEELVGWNVPSDLMWGRPLSYIELAKTVAFLISEDAKFITGTTLKVDEARSAAI, encoded by the coding sequence ATGAATTCAAAAAAGGTTGCGATCGTTACGGCGGCGAGTCGTGGAATTGGAGCAGGTTGTGCTCGAGAATTGGCTGCTCGGGGCTATATAGTTTCATTGATGGCGCGAAGCGAAAGTGTTTTAGATTTAGCGCAAGAGTTAAGTGGAATTGCCGTTCAAGGTTCAATATCCAACCTTCAAGATTTAGAGCGATTGGTTCAAACTACGCTGGATCGATTTGGGCGGATCGATGCGGTCGTCAATAGTTTCGGCGATCCTCCTCGTCCTGATTTGCTCGATATCTCTGATAGAATGTGGACGGAAAATTTTGAAATGCTGTTTTTAAGTGTTGTCCGTATTGCTAGATTGGTGACAGAACCAATGCGCCAACAGGGCGGAGGCGCGATCGTCAATATCTCAGCTTGTGATTCACAAGAACCAGAATTGGGAACGCCTTTCAGTGGGACACTCCGGACTGCAATGGAAGGATTCACCAAACTATACGCCAAGCGTTATAGAGTCGATAAAATTCGCATGAACTCAGTGGCTCCTTTTTTTGTGGCAGACAGCATGGAAGAGTTAGTAGGTTGGAATGTGCCATCCGACTTGATGTGGGGTCGTCCGCTATCTTACATAGAACTTGCTAAAACCGTTGCTTTTCTCATTTCAGAGGACGCCAAATTCATCACAGGTACAACTCTTAAAGTCGATGAGGCTCGTTCTGCAGCAATTTAA
- a CDS encoding LysR family transcriptional regulator: MLTILNQLAELIAFVKSVEFNSFSAAARSLGTTPSAISKRVAKLENRLGVCLLQRTTRSLRLTPEGLGYYERISRLLRELEEANDSVVSGGKPCGKLTISTSLDFGQWLLVRSIPEFLAQYPEIQIDLRLSDRFVDLVVEGIDIAIRLGDLKDSSLIYRYLGQTRFVLCASPAYLKAYGTPTTPQDLAHHNCLQYVFDGQPVSWDFLIDKTWQTISVSGTFNSDNGGALKNAAIAGLGITRLLSFQVQEEVQQQQLELLFPEQFFPGLVVQAVFTHQRNLSPRVRAFLEYLTSYCTKVLT, translated from the coding sequence ATGCTGACGATTTTGAATCAACTTGCTGAACTGATTGCTTTTGTTAAAAGCGTAGAGTTCAATAGTTTTAGTGCAGCGGCGCGATCGCTAGGTACAACCCCTTCTGCTATTAGCAAGCGTGTCGCGAAGTTAGAAAACCGTTTGGGAGTATGCCTCCTGCAACGAACAACTCGCTCCCTTCGTTTGACTCCTGAAGGCTTAGGCTACTACGAGCGCATTTCTCGACTGTTGCGAGAACTCGAAGAAGCGAATGATTCCGTTGTCTCAGGCGGTAAGCCATGCGGTAAGCTTACCATCAGTACATCACTTGACTTTGGACAATGGTTGTTAGTGCGGTCGATTCCAGAATTTTTAGCCCAATATCCGGAAATTCAGATTGATTTGCGACTGAGCGATCGCTTCGTCGATCTCGTTGTTGAGGGAATCGATATAGCAATTCGGTTGGGAGATCTCAAAGACTCCAGTTTGATTTACAGGTATTTGGGACAGACCCGATTTGTGCTTTGTGCTTCGCCCGCCTATCTAAAGGCTTACGGAACCCCAACCACACCGCAGGATTTAGCGCATCACAATTGTCTGCAATATGTATTTGATGGACAGCCCGTTTCTTGGGACTTCCTTATCGACAAAACGTGGCAAACTATTTCCGTGAGTGGCACATTCAATTCTGATAACGGTGGTGCATTGAAAAATGCGGCGATTGCAGGGTTGGGAATCACTCGGTTATTGAGTTTTCAGGTACAAGAAGAAGTTCAACAACAGCAATTAGAGTTACTCTTTCCAGAGCAATTTTTCCCAGGCTTAGTAGTCCAAGCAGTGTTCACTCATCAACGCAATCTATCCCCACGAGTCCGGGCTTTCCTGGAATATTTAACATCCTACTGCACTAAAGTTTTAACGTGA
- a CDS encoding GAF domain-containing protein, producing MSPRAKHDLQLRLEQENLLRRIVNNIRRTLSLEEILTTTVAEVRSLLGIDRVLIYKFHPDNSGQVIAEAIHKYCLPSLLGLNFPADDIPLHARENFIKARVRSVAHVASRQIGHSPLRNLESVETDSENIQYRPIDPCHLEYLTAMGVTSSLITPIFHQEQLWGLLVSHDSGSRVFDEDDVEAVQRVVDQLAVAIAQSNILTQAHQKSQREAIVNRVATLLHSMPVVELQPALEAAVTAFGGSGGRLCIRNQAFDAKNNTVRSLAECLEAGEQFIKIYTIGQQPLVPEIARYQLMEQYSVWQEHYDGSGDCDIWAIPDIYKTPKLRNLQVAFRPTKIRSILMLPLQYRQQLLGYLSIFRDEVDTETLWAGRFDRDERQLYPRLSFEVWREYRKAQPREWTPEELELAQALGKQFTLAIQQREIYQQVNTLNANLENQVKERTAKLQNALHELQQAQTQLIQTEKMSSLGQLVAGVAHEINNPVNFIYGNITHISEYTEDLLTMLELYQRHYPNPHLEIIEQAEALEFDFIIEDLPKILSSIRIGTDRIRQIVLSLRNFSRLDHAEMKLVDIHEGIDSTLLILHYRLKPRPDSPGIDIIKEYGDLPLVECYAGQLNQVFMNVISNAIDALDQYAASVTEAPKGSIAIATSVGQIDGCIPSVVIRISDNGPGMSQDLLQRVFDPFFTTKPIGKGTGLGLSISYQIIVDKHSGIFKCNSQVGSGTEFWIEIPMKQKISST from the coding sequence ATGTCTCCTAGAGCCAAACACGATCTACAGCTTCGTTTAGAACAAGAAAATTTGTTACGCCGGATTGTCAACAATATTCGGCGAACACTTTCTTTAGAAGAAATTTTGACAACAACAGTCGCAGAAGTACGTTCTTTGTTGGGTATTGACCGCGTACTGATTTACAAATTTCATCCTGATAATAGCGGTCAAGTGATTGCTGAAGCAATTCATAAATATTGTCTTCCGTCGTTGCTGGGGCTGAATTTTCCTGCGGATGATATTCCCCTTCATGCGCGAGAAAATTTTATTAAGGCGCGAGTGCGTTCTGTAGCTCATGTTGCAAGTCGGCAAATAGGTCACAGCCCATTACGTAATTTGGAATCAGTAGAGACCGACTCGGAAAATATACAATACAGACCGATCGATCCTTGCCATTTAGAATACTTGACTGCAATGGGAGTGACGTCCTCTTTAATCACTCCTATTTTCCATCAAGAGCAACTTTGGGGATTGTTGGTGTCTCATGACTCAGGCTCTCGGGTGTTTGATGAAGATGATGTTGAAGCAGTACAGAGAGTTGTAGATCAGTTAGCAGTCGCGATCGCGCAAAGTAACATACTGACCCAGGCACATCAAAAATCACAACGAGAAGCTATTGTCAACCGTGTTGCCACTTTATTACACTCAATGCCTGTAGTTGAGTTGCAGCCAGCTTTAGAAGCAGCCGTGACAGCATTTGGAGGGTCTGGTGGCAGACTTTGCATCAGGAATCAAGCTTTTGATGCTAAAAACAACACGGTGAGAAGTTTGGCAGAATGTTTGGAAGCAGGCGAGCAATTTATTAAAATTTATACTATTGGTCAACAACCCCTAGTCCCGGAAATTGCCAGATATCAGTTGATGGAGCAATATAGCGTTTGGCAGGAACACTACGATGGGTCTGGAGACTGCGACATATGGGCTATTCCAGATATTTATAAAACACCAAAGTTGCGAAATTTACAAGTTGCTTTCCGACCTACGAAGATTCGCAGTATCTTGATGCTACCCCTCCAATACCGCCAGCAATTACTAGGATATTTAAGTATTTTTAGAGACGAAGTTGATACAGAAACTCTCTGGGCTGGACGGTTCGATCGCGACGAAAGACAATTGTATCCGCGCTTGTCATTTGAAGTTTGGCGCGAATACAGAAAAGCACAGCCTCGTGAATGGACTCCAGAAGAACTTGAATTAGCTCAAGCTTTGGGAAAGCAGTTTACCTTAGCAATTCAGCAGCGTGAGATTTACCAACAAGTTAATACTCTCAATGCAAATTTAGAAAATCAAGTTAAAGAGCGTACCGCCAAATTACAAAATGCACTGCACGAACTACAGCAAGCCCAGACTCAACTGATTCAAACTGAGAAAATGTCTTCACTCGGTCAGCTGGTTGCAGGTGTTGCTCACGAAATTAACAATCCCGTCAACTTTATTTATGGGAACATTACCCATATTAGTGAGTACACTGAAGATTTGCTAACAATGTTGGAACTTTACCAGCGACATTATCCAAACCCCCACCTTGAGATTATCGAGCAAGCAGAAGCACTGGAATTTGATTTTATTATAGAGGATTTGCCCAAGATACTTTCTTCTATTAGGATAGGAACCGATCGCATCCGTCAAATTGTTCTCTCGTTAAGAAATTTTTCCAGACTGGACCACGCTGAGATGAAACTTGTTGATATTCACGAGGGAATTGACAGTACACTGCTGATTTTACACTATCGGTTAAAACCCAGACCTGACAGCCCTGGGATTGATATTATCAAAGAGTATGGCGATCTACCATTGGTTGAGTGCTATGCAGGACAACTCAATCAAGTTTTTATGAATGTTATCAGCAATGCTATTGATGCTTTGGATCAATATGCGGCGTCTGTAACAGAAGCGCCAAAGGGTAGTATTGCGATCGCAACATCTGTAGGTCAAATAGACGGTTGTATTCCCAGTGTTGTGATTCGCATTTCTGACAACGGTCCGGGAATGTCCCAGGATTTGCTCCAAAGAGTTTTTGACCCATTTTTTACAACCAAGCCAATCGGTAAAGGGACTGGTTTGGGGTTGTCAATTAGTTACCAAATTATTGTAGATAAACACAGTGGAATTTTTAAATGCAACTCTCAAGTCGGTTCGGGAACTGAGTTTTGGATTGAAATTCCGATGAAGCAAAAGATTTCTAGTACATGA
- a CDS encoding GAF domain-containing protein, whose product MTLSIEQDLQLRIEQEHLLRRIINSIHQTLDLNDILRATAEEIRSLLRTDRVMLYKFHSDGSGQVIAESIDNNRLPSLLGLNFPADDIPLHARKMFMKARSRSVVNVDTRQIGQSPLRNLVTGEATPGDITYRPVDPCHVEYLTAMGVKSSLVMPIFHQEELWGLLASHHSEPRLVPESEIEAVQMVVDQLSVAIAQSHILAKAQARAQREAVLDRITTLLHSMPNIEFQSALKETVEAFSGTGGRLCIRHHAFSLQNDTVKSLAECLNEENPSIELYTCGWQPVMPEVAKYQHMEQYSVWQERYKFSNSDVWGITDIYQTPELRNLQMAFQPTKIRSIMMIPLQHRQQLLGYLSVFRDEIDTETLWAGQFDPDQRQLYPRLSFEVWRESKKAQACEWTVEDIELAQAIGKQFALFIQQYEIYRQVQAFNANLFQNLFG is encoded by the coding sequence ATGACTTTAAGCATTGAACAAGATTTACAATTGCGTATAGAGCAAGAACATTTGCTAAGACGTATTATCAACAGCATTCATCAAACTTTAGATTTAAACGATATTTTAAGAGCAACAGCAGAGGAAATCCGTTCTTTATTGAGAACAGATCGGGTCATGCTTTATAAATTCCACAGTGATGGTAGCGGTCAAGTGATTGCAGAATCTATAGATAACAATCGTTTACCATCGCTGCTGGGATTAAATTTTCCTGCAGATGACATTCCGCTTCATGCTCGGAAAATGTTTATGAAAGCACGATCGCGTTCTGTTGTGAATGTTGACACGCGACAAATAGGTCAAAGCCCTTTGCGTAATCTAGTCACCGGAGAAGCTACACCAGGGGACATAACATACCGCCCTGTCGATCCTTGCCATGTGGAGTACTTAACGGCAATGGGGGTGAAGTCTTCTCTGGTCATGCCAATTTTTCATCAAGAAGAACTCTGGGGACTGTTAGCTTCCCATCACTCAGAACCGCGTTTGGTACCTGAGTCAGAAATTGAAGCCGTGCAGATGGTGGTAGATCAGTTATCTGTTGCGATCGCACAAAGTCATATTCTTGCCAAAGCCCAAGCAAGAGCGCAAAGAGAAGCAGTCCTCGATCGCATAACAACCCTACTGCATTCAATGCCCAACATTGAATTCCAATCAGCCTTAAAGGAAACTGTTGAGGCATTTTCTGGGACTGGCGGTCGGCTGTGTATCAGACATCACGCTTTTAGCTTGCAAAATGATACGGTGAAAAGTTTGGCAGAATGTTTGAATGAAGAGAACCCTTCCATTGAGCTTTACACCTGTGGTTGGCAACCCGTGATGCCAGAAGTGGCAAAATACCAACATATGGAACAATACAGTGTCTGGCAAGAGCGTTACAAATTCAGTAACTCTGATGTTTGGGGGATTACAGACATCTATCAAACACCTGAATTGCGAAATCTGCAAATGGCGTTCCAACCCACTAAAATTCGCAGCATCATGATGATACCCTTGCAACACCGACAGCAGTTGCTCGGCTATCTAAGTGTTTTCCGAGACGAAATTGATACCGAAACTCTGTGGGCTGGTCAGTTTGACCCCGATCAACGGCAATTGTATCCCCGTTTGTCATTTGAAGTGTGGCGAGAATCTAAAAAGGCGCAAGCTTGTGAATGGACTGTTGAAGACATTGAACTGGCTCAAGCCATCGGTAAGCAATTTGCTCTGTTTATTCAGCAATACGAAATTTACCGACAGGTGCAAGCCTTTAATGCCAACTTATTTCAGAATTTATTTGGCTAA
- a CDS encoding TRC40/GET3/ArsA family transport-energizing ATPase, whose translation MRVILMTGKGGVGKTSVAAATGLRCAELGYRTLVLSTDPAHSLADSFDLELGHAPKQIRPNLWGAELDALLELETNWGSVKRYITQVLQARGLDGVQAEELAVLPGMDEIFGLVRMKRHYDEGEFDVLIIDSAPTGTALRLLSLPEVSGWYMRRFYKPFQNISVALRPLVEPIFKPIAGFSLPDKEVMDAPYEFYQQIEALEKVLTDNTQTSVRLVTNPEKMVIKESLRAHAYLSLYNVATDLVVANRIIPEEVQDPFFQRWKDNQKQYRQEIHDNFHPLPVKEVPLFSEEMCGLDALERLKNTLYTDEDPTQVYYQETTIKVVQENNQYSLELYLPGIPKNQIQLSKSGDELNITIGNHRRNLVLPQSLAALQPAGAKMEEDYLKIRFAA comes from the coding sequence ATGCGCGTAATTCTAATGACAGGTAAAGGAGGAGTGGGAAAAACCTCAGTCGCTGCAGCCACTGGACTCCGTTGTGCAGAACTGGGTTATCGCACATTAGTTTTGAGTACAGATCCCGCACACTCACTAGCAGACAGTTTTGACCTAGAACTGGGACACGCACCAAAACAAATCCGCCCCAATTTGTGGGGTGCAGAACTGGATGCGCTGCTGGAGTTAGAGACAAATTGGGGTTCCGTAAAACGCTACATCACTCAAGTCCTGCAAGCACGGGGTTTAGACGGCGTACAAGCAGAAGAATTGGCTGTTTTACCAGGGATGGATGAGATTTTTGGCTTGGTGAGGATGAAGCGTCATTATGATGAAGGTGAGTTTGACGTTCTGATTATTGATTCCGCTCCCACTGGTACTGCATTGCGCCTGTTAAGCTTACCAGAAGTAAGTGGGTGGTATATGCGTCGCTTTTACAAACCATTTCAAAATATTTCAGTGGCGCTTCGACCTCTTGTTGAACCGATTTTTAAACCTATCGCTGGTTTCTCATTACCAGATAAAGAGGTGATGGACGCACCTTATGAGTTTTATCAACAAATTGAAGCGCTGGAAAAAGTTCTGACTGATAACACTCAAACGTCAGTACGCCTTGTTACCAATCCGGAAAAGATGGTGATTAAAGAGTCTCTTCGCGCTCATGCTTATCTCAGCTTGTACAATGTTGCCACTGACTTAGTCGTCGCCAACCGTATCATTCCAGAAGAGGTGCAAGATCCCTTTTTCCAGCGTTGGAAAGACAATCAAAAGCAGTACCGTCAGGAAATTCATGACAATTTCCATCCACTACCTGTCAAGGAAGTACCTCTTTTCTCTGAAGAGATGTGTGGCTTAGATGCTTTGGAACGTCTGAAAAACACGCTTTACACCGATGAAGACCCTACTCAAGTGTATTATCAAGAGACAACAATCAAAGTTGTTCAAGAAAACAATCAATACAGTTTGGAATTGTATTTACCCGGAATTCCTAAAAATCAAATTCAATTAAGTAAATCTGGTGATGAACTCAACATTACAATTGGCAATCATCGCCGCAATTTAGTGTTACCCCAATCTTTGGCTGCACTGCAACCGGCTGGCGCGAAAATGGAAGAAGATTATCTCAAAATCCGTTTTGCTGCTTGA
- a CDS encoding DUF2358 domain-containing protein — translation MDIIQILQQDYQRFPVNQTYEIYAQDVYFQDPMNKFHGIERYKQMIKFMETWFLNIKMDLHAIYPVENTIKTEWTLSWNTPLPWKPRIAISGWSELGLNRQGLIASHVDYWNCSRLDVLKQHFLTRSPDQLTN, via the coding sequence ATGGACATTATTCAAATTCTTCAACAGGACTATCAGAGATTTCCAGTGAATCAAACATACGAAATTTACGCTCAGGACGTTTATTTTCAAGACCCTATGAATAAATTTCACGGTATTGAGCGATACAAGCAAATGATTAAATTCATGGAGACTTGGTTTTTAAATATAAAAATGGACTTGCACGCCATTTATCCTGTAGAAAACACAATCAAAACAGAGTGGACGCTCAGCTGGAACACGCCCCTTCCCTGGAAACCTCGCATTGCTATTTCTGGCTGGAGTGAGTTGGGTCTCAATCGTCAAGGTTTGATTGCTTCCCACGTTGATTATTGGAACTGTTCCCGTCTGGATGTATTGAAACAGCATTTTCTTACGCGATCGCCTGACCAGCTGACCAATTAG